A portion of the Flavobacterium magnum genome contains these proteins:
- a CDS encoding septal ring lytic transglycosylase RlpA family protein — translation MKTLRFIAVFTLLLAASACGSGKNASGSFYKRHVEVSYYGDKFNGRKTASGEKFSNSKKTAAHRSLAFGTKIKVTNVANDKSVIVTINDRGPQKSGRELDLSKSAFMEITDNKNHGTLKVDIQLIK, via the coding sequence ATTCATCGCCGTTTTCACCCTGCTGCTGGCTGCCTCGGCCTGCGGATCGGGCAAAAATGCGTCCGGTAGTTTCTACAAACGGCATGTCGAAGTGTCTTATTACGGAGACAAATTCAATGGGAGGAAGACGGCCAGTGGCGAAAAATTCAGCAACTCAAAAAAGACAGCAGCCCACCGCTCGCTTGCTTTCGGCACCAAAATAAAGGTCACCAATGTCGCCAATGACAAATCCGTCATAGTGACCATCAACGACCGTGGGCCGCAGAAATCGGGCCGCGAACTCGACCTGTCCAAGAGCGCCTTCATGGAAATCACCGACAACAAAAACCACGGAACACTCAAGGTCGACATACAGTTGATTAAATAA